In one Trichosurus vulpecula isolate mTriVul1 chromosome 8, mTriVul1.pri, whole genome shotgun sequence genomic region, the following are encoded:
- the LOC118829607 gene encoding ESX-1 secretion-associated protein EspB-like → MSPPKIPGGPPPCGLRPARPPGLGAGTAREATGRGGAGAGAGKGSGFGAAAAAAAFGRAMPPLSPAAAAAAGASAMEGAGSGAGGRGGGRGTGTRPRQITAPDSGGGDTAATARSPRGVQEGARPSGSGLRGSSLLPGAAEASPPAGHSRRVARLIPPPAAAAGLPPQPGEGADGYAVALPSETRAPPTPTSRYSSGPLLPPPPRTGARAGLERLLRSQLAGAPLLFLVRSYLPSQQPSPANRSLGRPNTPLPTRPLPTGPEGAHLQSTPGPFHQHPSGGHPVSSKEGTPSSPAPSLISKSQHWVTPMSHPAGFGC, encoded by the exons ATGTCGCCGCCGAAGATCCCCGGGGGGCCGCCCCCCTGCGGGCTGCGCCCCGCGCGTCCCCCCGGCCTCGGAGCCGGGACAGCGAGGGAAGCGACGGGGCGAggcggggccggggccggggccgggaaGGGAAGCGGCTtcggggcggcggcggcggcggcggcgttCGGCCGGGCGATGCCTCCTCTCTccccggcggcggcggcggcggcgggagcCTCGGCGATGGAGGGGGCGGGGAGCGGGGCGGGAGGAcgaggcggggggagggggacggGGACCAGGCCCCGGCAAATCACAGCCCCCGACAGCGGGGGAGGGGACACAGCGGCCACCGCGCGGTCACCCCGCGGCGTCCAGGAGGGAGCGCGTCCCAGCGGCTCCGGGCTCCGCGGCTCTTCGCTCCTTCCTGGAGCTGCGGAGGCGAGCCCGCCTGCTGGTCACAGCCGCCGCGTCGCCCGCCTCATCCCCCcgccggcggcggcggcgggccTCCCTCCCCAGCCCGGTGAGGGCGCGGATGG GTACGCGGTCGCCTTACCCAGTGAAACCCgagcgccccccacccccaccagccgCTACTCATCAGGCCCCCTCCTCCCGCCTCCTCCTAGAACAGGAGCCCGAGCTGGGCTGGAGCGCCTACTCCGGAGCCAGCTAGCCGGAGCTCCTCTTTTGTTCTTGGTCCGAAGCTATCTCCCCAGCCAGCAGCCCAGCCCAGCCAATCGTTCACTGGGTCGCCCTaacaccccactccccactcgCCCGTTGCCAACCGGCCCAGAGGGGGCACACCTCCAATCAACACCCGGCCCCTTCCACCAACACCCCTCTGGAGGACACCCCGTTTCTTCCAAGGAGGGCACCCCTTCTTCTCCTGCGCCATCCTTAATATCAAAATCGCAACACTGGGTCACACCCATGTCCCATCCAGCTGGTTTCGGCTGCTGA